A window of Vigna unguiculata cultivar IT97K-499-35 chromosome 4, ASM411807v1, whole genome shotgun sequence contains these coding sequences:
- the LOC114180400 gene encoding protein BASIC PENTACYSTEINE2-like, with translation MDGDNGLNIRNWGYYEPATSFKSHLGLQLMSSMPEKPLIGGRNAAVLSGTNGAFHHRDIGMSHATYPMDYVRDAWISSQRDKYMNMIPTNHNYGGIPETSSAHQIQMIPPPELPKEEREVEEEPVVEKVTGGTRKKRQSPKVPKSPKAKKSKRGPRVPKNENAPTVHRARVPKKTTEIVINGIDMDISSIPIPVCSCTGASQQCYRWGSGGWQSACCTTGMSVYPLPMSTKRRGARIAGRKMSIGAFKKVLEKLAAEGYNFSNPIDLRTYWAKHGTNKFVTIR, from the coding sequence ATGGATGGTGATAATGGTCTCAACATCCGTAACTGGGGTTACTATGAACCGGCCACATCGTTTAAGAGCCACCTGGGGCTGCAGCTGATGTCATCCATGCCGGAGAAGCCTTTAATCGGAGGGCGCAATGCTGCGGTTTTATCTGGCACAAATGGGGCATTTCACCACAGAGACATTGGTATGTCCCACGCTACATACCCTATGGATTACGTGAGGGATGCTTGGATTAGTAGTCAGAGAGACAAGTACATGAATATGATACCTACAAATCATAACTATGGTGGTATTCCGGAGACATCTTCGGCACATCAAATTCAAATGATTCCACCGCCGGAGTTGCCGAAGGAAGAAAGGGAAGTGGAAGAGGAACCTGTTGTTGAGAAGGTAACTGGGGGAACTCGTAAGAAAAGACAGAGCCCAAAGGTGCCGAAATCTCCCAAGGCTAAGAAGTCCAAGAGGGGACCTCGTGTGCCAAAGAATGAGAATGCTCCCACAGTTCATCGTGCAAGAGTTCCAAAGAAAACTACTGAAATTGTAATAAATGGAATTGACATGGATATTTCAAGTATTCCAATCCCTGTTTGTTCATGCACAGGAGCATCTCAACAGTGTTACAGATGGGGCTCTGGAGGGTGGCAATCTGCATGTTGCACAACAGGCATGTCAGTGTATCCTTTGCCTATGAGTACCAAGCGGCGTGGTGCAAGGATAGCTGGAAGGAAAATGAGTATAGGAGCGTTTAAGAAAGTTTTGGAGAAACTTGCTGCTGAGGGTTATAACTTTTCTAATCCTATTGATTTGAGGACTTATTGGGCAAAACATGGCACCAACAAGTTTGTCACTATTAGGTAG
- the LOC114180366 gene encoding protein BASIC PENTACYSTEINE2-like, whose product MDGDNGLNIRNWGYYEPATSFKSHLGLQLMSSMPEKPLIGGRNAAVLSGTNGAFHHRDIGMSHATYPMEYTRDAWISSYRDKYMNMIPTNHNYGGIPETSSAHQIQMIPPPELPKEEREVEEEPVVEKVTGGTRKKRQSPKVPKSPKAKKSKRGPRVPKNENAPTVHRARVPKKTTEIVINGIDMDISSIPIPVCSCTGASQQCYRWGSGGWQSACCTTGMSVYPLPMSTKRRGARIAGRKMSIGAFKKVLEKLAAEGYNFSNPIDLRTYWAKHGTNKFVTIR is encoded by the coding sequence ATGGATGGTGATAATGGTCTCAACATCCGCAACTGGGGTTACTATGAACCGGCCACATCGTTTAAGAGCCACCTGGGGCTGCAGCTGATGTCATCCATGCCGGAAAAGCCTTTAATCGGAGGGCGCAATGCGGCAGTTTTATCTGGCACAAATGGGGCATTTCACCACAGAGACATTGGTATGTCCCACGCTACATACCCTATGGAATACACGAGGGATGCTTGGATTAGTAGTTACAGAGACAAGTATATGAATATGATACCTACAAATCATAACTATGGTGGTATTCCGGAGACATCTTCGGCACATCAAATTCAAATGATTCCACCGCCGGAGTTGCCGAAGGAAGAAAGGGAAGTGGAAGAGGAACCTGTTGTTGAGAAGGTAACTGGGGGAACTCGTAAGAAAAGACAGAGCCCAAAGGTGCCGAAATCTCCCAAGGCTAAGAAGTCCAAGAGGGGACCTCGTGTGCCAAAGAATGAGAATGCTCCCACAGTTCATCGTGCAAGAGTTCCAAAGAAAACTACTGAAATTGTAATAAATGGAATTGACATGGATATTTCAAGTATTCCAATCCCTGTTTGTTCATGCACAGGAGCATCTCAACAGTGTTACAGATGGGGTTCTGGAGGGTGGCAATCTGCATGTTGCACAACAGGCATGTCAGTGTATCCTTTGCCTATGAGTACCAAGCGGCGTGGTGCAAGGATAGCTGGAAGAAAAATGAGTATAGGAgcatttaaaaaagttttggagaaaCTTGCTGCTGAGGGTTATAACTTTTCTAATCCTATTGATTTGAGGACTTATTGGGCAAAACATGGCACCAACAAGTTTGTCACTATTAGGTAG